One Fuerstiella marisgermanici DNA window includes the following coding sequences:
- a CDS encoding IS256 family transposase, whose translation MSKTKTDRTKVPVGQALDPEVISFRAQFDERSPLDEIVREGARRMLQTAVDAEVDAFVAMHADRTDEHGRRLVVKNGSLPERDILTGAGAIPVTQGRVRDNDPDREKRVAFSPSVLPSYLRKTKAIEELIPWLYLKGISTGDFNEALQSLVGERAAGLSPNVVCRLKDQWCSEYDDWSKRDLSNKQYVYIWADGIHAKVRLEDDANKKQCLLVLMGATPEGQKELIAVLDGYRESEQSWCELLVDLKQRGLQLSPKVAVGDGALGFWAAIRKVFPETREQRCWVHKTANVLNKMPKSVQPKAKGDLHEIWQAETKDDANKAFDKFIEKYGAKYAAACDCLKKDRDELLTFYDFPAEHWSHLRTTNPIESTFATIRLRHRKTKGSGTRRASLAMMFKLAQSASKKWRRLNCHEKITLVIEGRSFKDGIMQDDIAA comes from the coding sequence ATGAGCAAGACTAAAACAGACCGAACCAAAGTGCCAGTGGGTCAAGCGCTCGATCCCGAAGTGATTTCCTTTCGGGCTCAGTTCGACGAGCGAAGTCCGCTCGACGAGATTGTCCGTGAGGGAGCCAGGCGGATGCTACAAACCGCAGTCGATGCCGAGGTGGATGCGTTCGTCGCCATGCATGCGGATCGGACTGACGAGCACGGCCGGCGACTGGTCGTCAAGAACGGAAGCCTTCCGGAGCGGGACATCCTCACCGGTGCCGGAGCGATTCCGGTCACTCAGGGGCGTGTCCGCGACAACGATCCTGATCGCGAAAAACGGGTGGCTTTCTCGCCAAGCGTGCTTCCGAGCTATCTGCGAAAAACGAAGGCCATTGAAGAACTCATCCCCTGGCTTTACCTCAAAGGAATTTCCACGGGTGACTTCAACGAGGCGTTGCAGTCGCTCGTCGGCGAGCGGGCCGCCGGGCTGAGTCCCAACGTGGTTTGCCGGCTCAAGGATCAGTGGTGCAGCGAATACGATGACTGGAGCAAGCGGGATCTATCGAACAAGCAGTACGTTTACATCTGGGCCGACGGCATTCACGCGAAGGTCCGACTGGAGGATGACGCCAATAAAAAGCAGTGTTTGCTGGTGCTGATGGGGGCTACGCCGGAAGGCCAGAAAGAATTGATCGCGGTGCTGGACGGTTACCGCGAGAGCGAGCAGAGCTGGTGCGAGTTACTGGTCGACTTGAAGCAACGTGGCCTGCAATTGTCACCGAAGGTTGCCGTTGGCGATGGTGCGCTTGGCTTCTGGGCCGCGATCCGCAAAGTATTCCCCGAGACTCGTGAACAACGCTGTTGGGTTCACAAGACGGCCAATGTTCTCAACAAGATGCCTAAGAGCGTTCAACCCAAAGCGAAAGGCGACCTGCACGAAATCTGGCAGGCAGAAACGAAGGACGATGCGAACAAAGCGTTCGATAAATTCATTGAAAAGTACGGTGCGAAGTATGCAGCGGCTTGCGATTGCCTGAAGAAGGACCGCGACGAGCTGCTGACGTTCTACGATTTCCCGGCCGAACACTGGAGCCACTTGCGGACAACCAACCCGATCGAATCCACCTTCGCGACGATCCGCCTTCGTCACCGCAAGACCAAAGGCAGCGGAACAAGACGGGCGAGCTTAGCGATGATGTTCAAGCTGGCTCAGTCAGCATCGAAGAAATGGAGACGACTCAACTGCCACGAAAAGATCACACTCGTCATCGAAGGACGTTCCTTCAAAGACGGAATCATGCAGGATGATATCGCCGCCTAA
- a CDS encoding cytochrome C oxidase subunit IV family protein, whose protein sequence is MAHDDHSAHSVNYLYVFAALCGFTALSVVFDGMGMFVSHNVVIVLVLAVAMAKALCVMMFFMHLKFEGNWKYVLLAPTTILAIGLPLALMPDIGVAYYTTTAPQVVHWGEEMDEYHAAHAEHEEDAAEHNDAAAHAENSVDEQPTE, encoded by the coding sequence ATGGCACACGACGACCATAGTGCCCACAGCGTCAACTACCTTTACGTGTTTGCAGCTCTGTGCGGTTTCACAGCCCTGTCTGTTGTATTCGACGGTATGGGCATGTTCGTATCTCACAATGTGGTGATCGTCCTCGTGCTGGCGGTAGCGATGGCAAAGGCTTTGTGCGTGATGATGTTCTTCATGCACCTGAAGTTTGAAGGCAACTGGAAGTACGTGCTCCTCGCTCCGACAACGATTCTGGCCATTGGTCTGCCCCTGGCTCTTATGCCCGACATTGGCGTCGCGTATTACACGACAACCGCACCGCAGGTTGTGCACTGGGGCGAAGAAATGGACGAATATCACGCCGCTCATGCAGAGCACGAAGAAGACGCGGCAGAACACAACGACGCGGCTGCACACGCGGAAAATTCGGTCGACGAACAGCCCACTGAATAG
- a CDS encoding cytochrome c oxidase subunit 3 codes for MSHSPQPSALKMGIPIPNSKLGLWLFLGTEIMFFTAFIGSYIVLRIGSPGWPTSYEDTHILLLAGGVNTFVLIVSSYFVVLAHEAMAKKKFADARKWLCLTMLLAFVFLGIKGVEYAGKFTHEILPGKVAETPGQAINKVDRQLEEVVRERFAVYTDAEVVDVPQAADLANVSAQLDIFAKGEEGDEDLKATAAVDVELYSKWSNLHQHNVANVSLTEVPAAAGPAYLAARADLEEGESLPKLTYTEVVNYLKDLKADEGYGPAVAAGVLDPHPVLYGNLFASIYFLMTGFHAIHVIVGMILFAVPLLRWNKLDATYTDWVENSGLYWHFVDLVWIFLFPLLYIV; via the coding sequence ATGTCACACAGTCCACAACCTTCCGCTCTGAAGATGGGCATCCCGATTCCGAATTCAAAACTCGGATTATGGTTGTTCCTCGGCACGGAAATCATGTTCTTCACCGCGTTTATCGGTTCGTACATCGTGCTGCGAATTGGTTCGCCCGGTTGGCCGACGTCGTACGAGGACACACACATCCTGCTGTTGGCGGGTGGCGTGAATACGTTTGTGTTGATCGTGTCGAGCTACTTTGTTGTACTGGCTCACGAAGCCATGGCAAAGAAGAAGTTTGCAGACGCTCGCAAGTGGCTTTGTCTTACGATGCTGCTGGCCTTCGTCTTCCTGGGGATTAAGGGCGTTGAATACGCTGGTAAGTTCACACACGAAATTCTGCCCGGCAAAGTCGCGGAAACTCCCGGGCAGGCCATTAATAAGGTCGACCGCCAACTTGAGGAAGTCGTCCGAGAACGCTTTGCCGTCTACACAGACGCTGAAGTTGTCGACGTTCCTCAGGCCGCCGACCTCGCCAATGTCAGTGCACAGCTGGACATCTTCGCGAAAGGTGAGGAAGGCGACGAAGACCTCAAAGCCACAGCGGCGGTCGATGTTGAACTCTACAGCAAGTGGAGCAACCTACATCAGCACAACGTCGCAAACGTGTCGCTCACAGAAGTGCCAGCCGCAGCCGGCCCTGCTTATCTCGCGGCTCGCGCCGATCTGGAAGAGGGCGAGTCTCTTCCAAAACTGACCTACACAGAAGTGGTGAACTATCTGAAAGATCTGAAAGCCGACGAAGGGTATGGACCGGCTGTTGCAGCGGGTGTGCTTGATCCGCATCCGGTTTTGTACGGCAACCTGTTTGCTTCTATCTATTTTCTGATGACTGGGTTCCACGCCATTCACGTGATTGTGGGCATGATTCTGTTCGCGGTTCCGCTGCTGAGATGGAATAAACTGGACGCTACCTACACAGACTGGGTGGAGAACAGCGGCCTGTACTGGCACTTTGTGGACCTTGTCTGGATCTTCCTGTTCCCACTGCTGTATATCGTTTAG
- the cyoE gene encoding heme o synthase, whose translation MSIATSTSSSASSAPTSSLAAEMARQRVADYAELCRPRIAVMTMVAVAVGFTLASPIVFHGTVLIIAMLSIVMLVAASSILNQLLERHTDARMTRTQSRPIATGRILPAEAVTVAFLLTIVGFTSLWNLVNPATAIATLATLLVYVLGYTVLKTRTSLCTTVGAIPGAMPPVLGWLAAGGSFGWEALALFGIFFVWQFPHFLAIGWIHRHDYQSAGLRMLPSFKDEGRLTGLFAAIYAIAFVPVSLLPASVGMSGDLYFFVAAILSVTYLFYTLRFALDRNDQKARKLLYNSLLCLPLLLIALVVDFLRLTAMG comes from the coding sequence ATGAGCATTGCAACATCCACATCGTCGTCAGCCAGTTCAGCGCCGACATCAAGTCTGGCTGCGGAGATGGCTCGACAACGTGTTGCCGACTACGCAGAACTCTGCCGACCTCGAATTGCCGTCATGACGATGGTGGCAGTTGCGGTCGGATTTACTCTGGCGTCCCCCATTGTGTTTCACGGCACCGTTCTGATCATCGCCATGCTAAGCATTGTTATGCTGGTGGCTGCGTCAAGCATTCTGAATCAGCTACTGGAACGACACACCGATGCCCGCATGACACGGACCCAATCGCGGCCGATCGCGACGGGCCGAATTCTGCCTGCGGAAGCTGTGACAGTCGCCTTTTTACTGACGATTGTCGGCTTCACATCGCTGTGGAATCTGGTGAATCCCGCGACCGCCATCGCAACGCTGGCAACATTGCTGGTGTATGTCCTCGGATATACCGTCCTGAAGACTCGCACGTCCCTTTGCACAACAGTAGGTGCTATCCCCGGTGCGATGCCGCCGGTATTGGGTTGGCTGGCAGCTGGGGGCAGTTTCGGCTGGGAAGCGTTGGCACTGTTCGGCATCTTCTTTGTTTGGCAGTTTCCCCACTTTCTGGCGATTGGCTGGATTCATCGACACGACTATCAGTCAGCCGGCCTTCGCATGCTTCCATCGTTTAAAGACGAAGGGCGGCTGACAGGCCTGTTCGCCGCCATTTACGCAATCGCGTTTGTGCCAGTCAGTTTGCTACCGGCCTCGGTTGGCATGTCTGGTGACCTGTACTTTTTCGTGGCAGCCATTCTGTCAGTCACCTATCTGTTTTACACACTTCGCTTCGCGCTGGATCGCAACGATCAGAAAGCGCGAAAGCTGCTTTACAATTCTCTGTTGTGTTTGCCGTTATTATTGATCGCTTTGGTTGTGGATTTTCTGCGACTCACGGCGATGGGCTAA
- a CDS encoding COX15/CtaA family protein — MTCIVALLPISIGALVTTLKAGMAFADWPTSDGQNMLLYPWLNDLRRTDKFVEHGHRLAGVLIGLVSIALVVVAFIKEKALWVRVGAVVILLAVIGQGLLGGLRVIKNAQVLAMTHSITAGLFFTLCFLFAILVRRQSSESNTAKDRRISAATFAAGLLLPVAVLGQYFLGGMFRHLGRMLHEHVAGAIIVTLLATVVLVTLCRSDLPSIRRRGRWLAAALLIQLGLGMGAWLTKLGFASLGWVATANSPAQNVVCSLHTVGGMFLLATASAGAMELILRFRTGQLSELSATFHAGSAVKTLAADDSQRTKGGLA; from the coding sequence GTGACTTGCATTGTTGCGCTGCTACCGATTTCGATCGGAGCATTGGTGACAACATTGAAGGCTGGCATGGCGTTCGCCGACTGGCCCACATCAGACGGTCAGAACATGCTGCTCTACCCGTGGCTCAACGATCTGCGTCGCACCGATAAATTTGTGGAACACGGTCATCGCCTTGCCGGTGTGCTAATCGGTCTGGTCTCGATAGCGTTGGTTGTGGTGGCATTCATTAAAGAGAAGGCGCTCTGGGTTCGCGTCGGGGCCGTTGTTATCCTTCTGGCCGTGATTGGTCAGGGTTTGCTGGGGGGCTTGCGAGTCATCAAGAACGCACAAGTGCTGGCGATGACTCACAGCATTACAGCGGGCTTGTTTTTTACGCTGTGCTTCCTGTTCGCAATTCTCGTGCGACGACAGAGTTCTGAAAGCAACACCGCGAAGGATCGCCGAATTTCGGCAGCCACGTTTGCGGCCGGGCTGTTGTTGCCTGTGGCCGTTCTGGGGCAGTACTTCCTTGGCGGCATGTTTCGCCACCTCGGACGGATGCTGCATGAACACGTAGCCGGAGCAATCATCGTCACATTGTTGGCAACTGTTGTACTGGTCACTCTGTGTCGCAGCGACTTGCCATCGATTCGTCGTCGCGGCCGCTGGCTGGCGGCCGCACTACTGATTCAGCTCGGTCTGGGCATGGGGGCCTGGCTTACAAAACTAGGCTTCGCGTCTCTTGGCTGGGTCGCCACAGCAAATTCGCCTGCTCAAAACGTCGTCTGCAGCCTGCACACCGTTGGGGGAATGTTTCTGTTGGCGACGGCGTCAGCAGGAGCGATGGAGTTGATCCTCCGGTTTCGAACGGGGCAGCTAAGTGAATTGTCTGCGACGTTCCATGCTGGCTCAGCCGTCAAGACGTTGGCCGCAGACGACAGCCAGCGGACCAAAGGGGGACTCGCATGA
- a CDS encoding cytochrome c oxidase subunit I, translating into MATISPAIESHSDDHAHAHDHHKLPFYKKYLFSTDHKMIGIQFLVTTLLMLMVGGALALAVRWQLAFPWENMPILGKIFANAGGMISPEFYTMLFTMHASVMIFLVIIPILAGAFGNFLIPLQIGADDMAFPVLNMLSYWFMWPAMFCFGASFVAGGVTAGPAGGWTSYPLLSALAEAAPGSGPAQTYWLFGLTLVGVSSMMGSVNYMTTIINMRAPGMTLFRMPLTIWAMFITAILQAFALPVLTAAGFMLVADRLLGTCFFIPAGVIVNNAEPTVGGGQPLLWQHLFWFYSHPAVYIMLLPAMGMVSDMLSCMCRKPVFGYKPMVYSMAAIAGLGFIVWGHHMFTSGMNPALGMTFMTSTMMIALPSAIKTFNWIGTIWGGDVKFNSVMLNCSGFVAMFIVGGLSGIFMAAVPVDIYFHDTYFIVAHFHYVLFGSTLFGVFAGITFWFPKMFGRMMNDTVAKWHFALTFIGFNGTFFPMHLLGIAGMPRRYADPYLHPYLEHLLPMNQAMTCFAVLMGLAQFLLLGNFLYSMFFGEKVGRNPWGANGLEWTAPSPPGHGNFDVPPVCYRGPYEYSSPEAEALGQDFILQTTPPPELPKSADAVEA; encoded by the coding sequence ATGGCCACGATCAGCCCGGCAATCGAATCACATAGCGACGACCATGCCCACGCGCATGATCATCACAAGCTACCGTTTTACAAGAAGTATCTGTTTTCAACGGACCACAAGATGATCGGGATTCAGTTCCTGGTCACCACGCTGTTGATGCTGATGGTTGGCGGTGCCCTGGCACTGGCTGTCCGCTGGCAGCTGGCGTTTCCGTGGGAGAACATGCCGATTCTCGGCAAGATATTCGCGAACGCCGGTGGGATGATCTCGCCTGAGTTCTACACGATGCTGTTTACCATGCATGCGTCCGTGATGATCTTTTTAGTCATCATCCCGATTCTTGCCGGAGCGTTCGGAAACTTTCTGATCCCTCTGCAGATCGGTGCGGATGACATGGCGTTTCCCGTGCTGAATATGTTGAGCTACTGGTTTATGTGGCCAGCAATGTTCTGTTTCGGGGCCAGCTTTGTTGCAGGCGGAGTGACTGCGGGGCCAGCCGGCGGCTGGACATCGTATCCTCTGTTAAGCGCGCTGGCCGAAGCCGCGCCCGGGTCAGGCCCGGCTCAGACATATTGGCTCTTCGGTCTGACACTTGTTGGTGTGTCGTCGATGATGGGATCCGTCAACTACATGACGACCATCATCAATATGCGAGCCCCAGGCATGACCCTGTTTCGCATGCCGCTAACGATCTGGGCGATGTTTATCACTGCGATTCTGCAGGCTTTCGCTTTGCCTGTGTTGACCGCTGCCGGCTTCATGCTGGTAGCCGACCGACTTCTCGGTACCTGCTTCTTCATTCCGGCGGGTGTCATCGTCAACAACGCCGAGCCAACTGTGGGTGGTGGTCAGCCGCTGCTGTGGCAGCACCTGTTCTGGTTCTATTCGCATCCAGCGGTTTACATCATGCTGTTACCCGCGATGGGGATGGTGTCTGACATGCTGTCCTGCATGTGTCGCAAGCCGGTCTTTGGTTATAAGCCGATGGTGTACTCAATGGCAGCGATCGCCGGCCTCGGTTTCATCGTGTGGGGCCACCACATGTTTACCAGTGGTATGAACCCGGCTTTGGGCATGACGTTTATGACGTCCACGATGATGATCGCTCTGCCGTCTGCCATTAAGACCTTCAACTGGATTGGCACAATCTGGGGCGGGGATGTGAAGTTCAATTCTGTGATGTTGAACTGTTCAGGCTTCGTGGCGATGTTCATCGTCGGCGGTCTCAGCGGAATCTTTATGGCGGCTGTGCCGGTTGATATCTACTTTCACGATACCTACTTCATTGTGGCTCACTTCCACTATGTACTGTTCGGTTCAACATTGTTTGGCGTGTTTGCGGGAATCACTTTCTGGTTCCCGAAGATGTTCGGTCGCATGATGAACGACACCGTCGCCAAATGGCACTTCGCGTTAACCTTTATCGGATTCAACGGGACGTTCTTCCCGATGCATCTGTTGGGAATCGCAGGTATGCCACGACGATACGCCGACCCATATCTGCACCCTTACCTTGAACACCTGCTGCCAATGAACCAGGCAATGACGTGCTTTGCTGTTCTGATGGGCTTGGCTCAGTTCCTGCTGTTGGGCAACTTTCTTTACAGCATGTTCTTCGGCGAAAAAGTGGGCCGCAATCCATGGGGTGCCAACGGGCTGGAATGGACGGCTCCATCGCCTCCTGGTCACGGCAACTTCGACGTGCCTCCCGTTTGCTACCGAGGTCCTTACGAATATTCATCGCCAGAAGCGGAGGCGTTGGGGCAGGACTTTATCCTGCAGACGACACCACCGCCGGAGCTTCCCAAAAGTGCTGATGCCGTTGAGGCGTAG
- a CDS encoding cytochrome c oxidase subunit II, with translation MKKFWALFFFFWPIVALWMCWVAPSEDYRWWFPTNGPATDGQAMSPLGQRIDDLFYLILGIVTITFIGTQFGLGYVLWKGATKSEETKAEFSHGSHSLELIWTIVPAIVLVFIALIQMDVWAQFRVQAFYPEETMKNGPQMEVMARQFEWRIRYPAPGEALQDEAQPGDLYAVNEIHVPTGRPVKFNLRTDDVQHAFFAPQLRVKQDAVAGLIIPVWFEIPKAGDYDLVCAELCGWGHYKMRATIVAEPEEKVQAYLKQLQEEQNFDGVVEDEE, from the coding sequence GTGAAAAAGTTTTGGGCACTGTTTTTCTTCTTCTGGCCAATCGTGGCCCTGTGGATGTGCTGGGTTGCGCCTAGTGAAGACTACCGCTGGTGGTTTCCAACGAATGGACCTGCCACAGACGGTCAGGCCATGAGTCCGCTCGGCCAACGAATCGATGACTTGTTCTACCTGATTCTGGGGATCGTGACGATCACGTTCATTGGAACTCAGTTTGGCCTGGGCTATGTCCTGTGGAAGGGTGCGACCAAGTCAGAAGAAACCAAAGCCGAATTCAGCCACGGCAGTCACAGCCTGGAACTGATCTGGACAATCGTGCCAGCAATCGTGCTGGTGTTTATTGCTCTTATTCAGATGGACGTGTGGGCTCAATTCCGAGTTCAGGCCTTCTATCCTGAAGAGACAATGAAAAATGGACCTCAGATGGAGGTCATGGCGCGACAGTTCGAATGGCGTATTCGGTACCCCGCACCGGGGGAAGCATTGCAGGATGAAGCTCAACCGGGTGACCTGTATGCGGTCAACGAGATACACGTTCCGACGGGCCGACCGGTCAAATTCAACCTGCGAACCGATGACGTTCAGCACGCATTCTTTGCGCCTCAACTGCGAGTGAAACAGGACGCCGTTGCCGGGTTGATTATCCCGGTATGGTTCGAGATTCCCAAAGCGGGAGACTACGACCTGGTGTGTGCGGAGCTGTGTGGCTGGGGGCATTACAAGATGCGAGCGACCATCGTGGCGGAACCGGAAGAAAAGGTTCAGGCCTACCTTAAGCAACTGCAGGAAGAACAAAACTTCGACGGTGTTGTTGAGGACGAAGAATAG
- a CDS encoding cytochrome c: MLVQTYQKLMTLVAAVSMLTLLGCSESAFESHFEASTYTQSLMKEAQNGVGDLPGVSDLVLTRFGTPQNLVAWKKLPIDFGGITGRITAVPDSAAVKEITVELDDDATLEFDPENPPELQFLTGEAAPLTMFMASWSAEDGVVGFTNALEAAPVVGDVVVLNGGKPLAHGRVLYMQHCSHCHGTSGNGEGPTAEYLNPRPRNYQHGVFKFTTTTAQAKVSREDLRRVLRNGVPGTYMPSFVPMLSEETGELDEVVEYVRFLTMRGEFERRMVTELSADFSKDALASRKEQGESHSDIVTELKDFLSEDLPDSLEFVSDDMEQAWTEANTEDVQVTPTAARIPDSVESRRRGRELFLSAAINCADCHGIGGQGNGPQTLIYEKNPVTQELYEEPGLHDIWDNVNQPRNLTRGIYRGGRRPYDLFCRIQAGIKGTRMPSYKNLQHEDIWHIVNYVLSIPFEPEPGHIPVSAASEAAPTATP, translated from the coding sequence ATGTTGGTGCAGACATACCAAAAACTGATGACCCTGGTTGCTGCCGTCAGCATGCTGACGCTGTTGGGGTGCAGTGAGTCGGCTTTCGAATCTCATTTCGAAGCCAGCACGTACACTCAGTCACTAATGAAGGAAGCTCAAAATGGGGTTGGTGATTTACCGGGCGTGAGCGACCTGGTGCTGACACGCTTCGGGACACCACAAAATCTGGTCGCTTGGAAAAAGCTTCCGATTGATTTCGGCGGTATCACCGGCCGAATCACGGCCGTACCGGATTCTGCTGCCGTCAAAGAAATCACGGTAGAACTCGACGACGACGCGACTCTGGAATTCGATCCGGAGAATCCGCCGGAGCTACAGTTTCTGACAGGTGAAGCTGCCCCATTAACGATGTTTATGGCAAGCTGGTCAGCCGAAGACGGTGTCGTCGGATTCACCAATGCACTTGAGGCCGCTCCTGTAGTGGGCGATGTCGTTGTGCTAAACGGCGGTAAGCCGCTGGCGCATGGTCGAGTGCTTTACATGCAACATTGCTCGCACTGTCATGGCACCAGCGGTAATGGTGAGGGGCCAACAGCCGAGTACCTGAATCCTCGTCCACGCAACTATCAACACGGCGTGTTCAAATTCACTACCACAACGGCTCAGGCCAAGGTGAGTCGGGAAGACCTGCGACGCGTTCTGCGTAATGGAGTTCCCGGAACGTACATGCCGTCGTTTGTCCCGATGCTGAGCGAAGAAACGGGCGAACTGGATGAAGTTGTTGAATACGTTCGTTTTCTGACAATGCGAGGTGAATTTGAACGTCGCATGGTCACTGAACTGTCAGCTGATTTCTCGAAAGACGCTCTCGCGTCCCGCAAGGAACAAGGGGAAAGTCACAGCGACATTGTGACCGAGCTGAAGGATTTTTTAAGCGAAGATCTGCCGGACAGTCTTGAGTTTGTCTCTGACGATATGGAACAGGCCTGGACGGAAGCAAACACTGAAGACGTTCAGGTAACTCCCACAGCCGCACGGATTCCTGATTCTGTGGAATCCCGACGTCGTGGCCGGGAACTGTTTCTGAGTGCGGCCATTAACTGTGCTGACTGCCACGGCATCGGCGGCCAGGGCAACGGACCGCAGACGCTGATTTATGAAAAGAATCCTGTCACGCAGGAACTCTATGAAGAGCCCGGATTACACGACATCTGGGACAACGTTAACCAGCCGCGCAATTTGACTCGCGGTATCTATCGAGGCGGTCGCCGACCTTATGATTTGTTCTGCCGTATTCAGGCAGGGATCAAGGGAACGCGCATGCCATCCTACAAGAACTTGCAACATGAAGACATCTGGCACATCGTCAACTACGTTCTCAGCATTCCCTTCGAGCCCGAACCGGGGCACATCCCAGTATCTGCCGCGTCTGAAGCAGCACCCACCGCTACGCCTTAA